In Agrobacterium sp. RAC06, a single window of DNA contains:
- a CDS encoding response regulator transcription factor, with the protein MGIAEQGQPKSGETGYTVADAEANVARMKILVIEDDLEAAAYMTKAFREAGIVADHASDGESGLFMGTENAYDVMVVDRMLPRRDGLSVISELRKRGIDTPVLILSALGQVDDRVTGLRAGGDDYLPKPYAFSELLARVEVLGRRKGKPEQDMAYRVGDLELDRLSHEVKRAGKEILLQPREFRLLEYLMKNAGQVVTRTMLLENVWDYHFDPQTNVIDVHVSRLRSKIEKDFDRPLLKTVRGAGYMIKDEG; encoded by the coding sequence ATGGGGATCGCGGAACAAGGACAGCCGAAGTCCGGCGAAACCGGCTATACGGTGGCGGATGCTGAGGCTAATGTCGCGCGCATGAAGATACTTGTCATCGAAGACGATCTGGAAGCTGCAGCCTACATGACCAAGGCCTTTCGCGAGGCCGGCATCGTCGCCGACCATGCGAGCGACGGCGAAAGCGGGCTCTTCATGGGCACCGAAAACGCCTATGACGTGATGGTGGTCGACCGCATGCTGCCGCGCCGTGATGGCCTTTCCGTCATCAGCGAGCTGCGCAAGCGCGGCATCGATACGCCCGTCCTCATCCTCTCGGCGTTGGGCCAGGTGGATGACCGCGTCACGGGCCTGCGCGCCGGTGGCGACGATTACCTGCCGAAACCCTATGCCTTTTCCGAGCTCCTGGCGCGCGTCGAGGTGCTTGGCCGCCGCAAGGGCAAACCGGAGCAAGACATGGCCTACCGGGTCGGCGATCTCGAGCTCGACCGGCTCTCCCATGAGGTGAAGCGCGCCGGCAAGGAGATCCTGCTGCAGCCGCGTGAATTCCGCCTTCTGGAATACTTGATGAAGAATGCCGGACAGGTGGTGACGCGCACCATGCTGCTCGAAAACGTCTGGGACTATCACTTCGACCCGCAGACCAATGTCATTGACGTGCATGTGTCGCGGCTGCGCTCGAAGATCGAAAAGGATTTCGACCGGCCGCTTCTGAAGACGGTTCGCGGTGCCGGTTACATGATCAAGGACGAAGGCTGA
- a CDS encoding CopG family ribbon-helix-helix protein, which yields MSKQHLSDPITLRLPLDLLGEIEAVAGARERSRSWVMVRALKAYMAQEGREILEIAQAPRAIADGEVTDADDVLAELNAIIKGAAA from the coding sequence ATGTCGAAACAGCATCTGTCAGATCCGATCACACTTCGCTTGCCACTTGATCTTCTCGGCGAAATCGAAGCTGTGGCCGGCGCCCGTGAACGCAGCCGCAGCTGGGTCATGGTACGGGCGTTGAAGGCCTATATGGCTCAGGAAGGCCGCGAGATCCTTGAGATCGCGCAGGCACCCAGGGCGATCGCCGACGGTGAGGTGACGGACGCCGATGATGTGCTCGCCGAACTGAACGCCATCATCAAGGGTGCCGCGGCGTGA
- a CDS encoding cytochrome c-type biogenesis protein: MLALLFTPVHAFAVNPDEVLADPALEQRARALSAELRCMVCQNQSIDDSNAELARDLRVVVRERLVGGDSDEQVLDYVVSRYGEFVLLKPRLSIRTIGLWGAPAALAIIGLIVAVVYTRRRAVQPVAKLSPEEEARLGKLLDRE; the protein is encoded by the coding sequence CTGCTCGCACTGCTCTTCACCCCCGTCCATGCCTTTGCCGTCAATCCCGACGAGGTGCTCGCCGATCCTGCTCTTGAACAGCGGGCGCGGGCGCTCTCGGCGGAGCTGCGCTGCATGGTCTGCCAGAACCAGTCGATCGACGATTCCAATGCCGAGCTCGCCCGCGACCTGCGCGTCGTGGTGCGTGAGCGGTTGGTGGGTGGCGACAGCGACGAGCAGGTGCTCGACTATGTCGTGTCGCGCTACGGGGAGTTCGTGCTGTTGAAGCCGCGGCTCAGCATCCGGACGATCGGGCTCTGGGGCGCGCCGGCGGCACTCGCGATCATCGGGCTGATCGTGGCTGTGGTCTATACGCGCCGGCGCGCCGTGCAGCCGGTGGCGAAGCTCTCGCCCGAAGAGGAAGCGCGATTGGGCAAGCTGCTGGATCGGGAGTGA
- a CDS encoding heme lyase CcmF/NrfE family subunit produces the protein MIIELGHYALVLALATCLVVSILPVIGARRGDAAMMAVATTGTYALFLLVGFSFAVLTYGYVVSDFSVQNVYENSHSLKPMIYKISGVWGNHEGSMLLWVLILAFFSAMVAFFGTNLPDRLRANVLAVQAWITAAFTLFILLTSNPFIRLSPIPAEGQDLNPVLQDIGLAIHPPLLYLGYVGFSVCFSFAIAALMDGRIDAAWARWVRPWTLAAWVFLTAGISMGSYWAYYELGWGGWWFWDPVENASLLPWLAGTALLHSALVMEKRDALKIWTVLLAIIAFSLSLLGTFLVRSGVLTSVHAFATDPTRGVFILGILVIFIGGAFMLFALRAPLLKAGGLFQPISREGALVLNNLILTVSTASVLIGTLYPLLLETLTGEKISVGPPFFNITFGLLMIPLLLAVPFGPFLAWKRGDLLGALQRLYVAAALSLVLGLGLWYAQNGGPVMAVGGLALAFFVMGGAVSDLWYRAGFGKHPVATAWARLKGLPRSAFGTALGHFGVGVTVLGVVAVTTFETEAVVEMKPGMTVESGGYVITFDGLRAANGPNYTEDQGHFTIREGGVEVADVWSSKRLYTARQMPTTEAGIVTFGFSQLYVSLGDPMADGGIVVRVWWKPWILCIWYGTIVMMVGGVVSLSDRRLRVGAPKRAKVAAKPVLEAAE, from the coding sequence CACCGGCACCTACGCGCTCTTCCTGCTCGTGGGCTTTTCCTTTGCGGTTCTGACCTACGGCTACGTCGTTTCCGACTTTTCGGTCCAGAACGTCTACGAGAACTCCCATTCGCTGAAGCCGATGATCTACAAGATCTCCGGCGTCTGGGGGAACCATGAAGGCTCAATGCTGCTCTGGGTGTTGATCCTGGCCTTCTTCAGCGCCATGGTCGCCTTTTTCGGCACCAACCTGCCGGACCGTCTGAGGGCGAATGTGCTGGCCGTGCAGGCCTGGATCACCGCCGCCTTCACGCTCTTCATCCTTCTGACGTCGAACCCCTTCATCCGTCTCTCGCCCATTCCGGCCGAGGGGCAGGACCTCAATCCGGTCCTGCAGGATATTGGCCTCGCGATCCATCCGCCGCTGCTCTATCTCGGCTATGTCGGCTTCTCGGTCTGCTTCTCTTTCGCGATCGCTGCGCTGATGGACGGTCGCATCGATGCCGCCTGGGCGCGCTGGGTACGGCCCTGGACGCTGGCTGCCTGGGTGTTCCTGACCGCCGGCATCTCCATGGGCTCCTACTGGGCCTATTACGAACTCGGCTGGGGCGGCTGGTGGTTCTGGGATCCTGTTGAAAACGCCTCGTTGCTGCCCTGGCTTGCGGGCACGGCGCTCCTGCATTCGGCGCTCGTGATGGAAAAGCGTGACGCTTTGAAAATCTGGACGGTGCTGCTCGCCATCATCGCCTTCTCGCTGTCGCTGCTCGGCACCTTCCTGGTGCGCTCCGGGGTTCTGACTTCGGTGCATGCCTTCGCCACAGACCCGACGCGCGGTGTTTTCATTCTCGGCATTCTCGTCATCTTCATCGGCGGCGCCTTCATGCTCTTTGCCCTGCGTGCGCCGCTTTTGAAGGCCGGCGGCTTGTTCCAGCCGATCTCGCGTGAAGGCGCGCTCGTCCTCAACAACCTGATCCTGACGGTGTCCACCGCCTCGGTGCTGATCGGCACGCTCTATCCGTTGTTGCTCGAGACGCTGACGGGCGAGAAGATCTCGGTCGGTCCGCCCTTCTTCAACATCACCTTCGGGCTTCTGATGATCCCGCTTCTGCTGGCGGTACCCTTTGGGCCGTTCCTCGCCTGGAAGCGCGGCGATCTGCTCGGCGCCTTGCAGCGCCTGTATGTGGCGGCGGCACTTTCGCTCGTTCTCGGTCTCGGCCTCTGGTACGCCCAGAACGGCGGGCCCGTGATGGCCGTGGGCGGTCTCGCACTCGCTTTCTTCGTCATGGGCGGCGCGGTCTCCGATCTCTGGTATCGCGCCGGTTTCGGAAAACATCCGGTCGCCACGGCTTGGGCTCGGTTGAAGGGCCTGCCGCGCTCCGCCTTCGGTACGGCGCTCGGCCATTTCGGTGTCGGCGTCACGGTGCTCGGCGTCGTGGCTGTGACCACGTTCGAAACGGAAGCCGTGGTCGAGATGAAGCCTGGCATGACGGTGGAATCCGGTGGCTATGTCATCACCTTTGATGGCCTGCGCGCTGCCAACGGCCCGAACTACACCGAAGACCAGGGGCATTTCACCATCCGCGAGGGCGGTGTCGAAGTCGCCGATGTCTGGTCGTCGAAGCGGCTCTATACGGCCCGCCAGATGCCGACGACAGAAGCCGGCATCGTCACCTTCGGCTTCAGTCAGCTTTATGTCTCGCTGGGCGATCCGATGGCCGATGGCGGCATTGTCGTGCGGGTCTGGTGGAAGCCGTGGATCCTCTGCATCTGGTACGGCACGATCGTCATGATGGTCGGTGGTGTCGTGTCGCTGTCCGACCGCAGACTGCGGGTCGGTGCGCCGAAACGGGCCAAGGTGGCGGCAAAGCCGGTGCTGGAGGCTGCGGAGTGA
- a CDS encoding Do family serine endopeptidase → MSENKGRSLKTILKTSTAASLAAMMLVTAAPFAAVPALAAPVEVNAPQVPSFGDVVQAVLPAVVSVRVQSNVQPASSDESNFSFNFGGRSFEDLPDDHPLKRFFRDFGGPGMEGPRDRGPRAERGPGRLRPTSQGSGFFISEDGYIVTNNHVIDDGAAFTIVMNDGKEYDAKLVGKDSRTDLALLKVDAPDTKFTYVKFADDEKVRVGDWVVAVGNPFGLGGTVTAGIISARGRNIGSGPYDDYLQIDAAVNRGNSGGPGFNLNGEVVGINTAIFSPSGGNVGIAFAIPASVATDVIAKLKETGTVSRGWLGVQIQPVTQDIADSLGLSEAAGALVVAPQAGSPGEDAGIQQGDVVTAVNGDPVKDPRDLARRIAAYAPDTTVDVTLWRDGKATEVEVKLGELPAEQSASAGTENDAAPAPEAEQELSGLGLSVRPADGGKGLAIIDVDPSSDAADKGLKAGETITSVNNQEVSSAADVQKVLDQAKKDGRTRALFQVESDSGSRFVALPIAQG, encoded by the coding sequence ATGTCCGAGAACAAAGGTCGCTCCCTCAAGACGATCCTCAAGACCTCCACCGCCGCGAGCCTTGCCGCCATGATGCTGGTGACGGCTGCTCCCTTCGCCGCAGTTCCGGCGCTTGCCGCACCGGTCGAAGTGAACGCGCCGCAGGTCCCGAGTTTCGGCGATGTCGTGCAGGCCGTGCTGCCGGCCGTCGTCTCCGTCCGCGTCCAGTCGAATGTTCAGCCGGCATCATCCGACGAAAGCAATTTCTCCTTCAATTTCGGTGGCCGCAGCTTCGAAGATCTGCCGGACGATCACCCGTTGAAGCGCTTCTTCCGTGATTTCGGCGGTCCGGGCATGGAAGGTCCGCGCGACCGTGGTCCGCGCGCCGAGCGTGGCCCGGGACGCCTGCGTCCGACCTCGCAGGGCTCCGGCTTCTTCATCTCCGAAGACGGCTATATCGTTACCAACAACCACGTCATCGATGACGGTGCCGCCTTCACCATCGTGATGAACGACGGCAAGGAATATGACGCCAAGCTCGTCGGCAAGGACAGCCGAACCGATCTTGCGCTGCTCAAGGTCGACGCGCCGGACACCAAGTTCACCTATGTGAAGTTCGCAGACGACGAGAAGGTCCGCGTCGGTGACTGGGTCGTCGCTGTCGGTAACCCCTTCGGCCTCGGCGGCACGGTAACTGCCGGCATCATCTCCGCTCGTGGCCGCAACATTGGCTCCGGCCCCTATGACGACTATCTCCAGATCGACGCAGCGGTGAACCGCGGCAACTCGGGTGGTCCCGGCTTCAACCTGAACGGCGAAGTCGTCGGCATCAACACCGCGATCTTCTCGCCTTCGGGTGGCAATGTCGGCATTGCCTTCGCGATCCCGGCCTCGGTTGCAACCGATGTCATCGCCAAGCTCAAGGAAACCGGGACGGTGTCTCGCGGCTGGCTCGGCGTGCAGATCCAGCCGGTGACCCAGGATATCGCCGACAGCCTCGGCCTGTCTGAGGCAGCCGGTGCCCTTGTTGTTGCCCCGCAGGCGGGCTCGCCGGGTGAAGATGCCGGCATTCAGCAGGGTGACGTGGTGACTGCCGTCAACGGCGATCCGGTTAAGGATCCCCGCGATCTCGCTCGCCGCATTGCCGCCTATGCCCCGGATACCACGGTTGATGTGACGCTGTGGCGCGATGGCAAGGCGACCGAAGTCGAGGTCAAGCTCGGTGAACTGCCGGCGGAACAGTCTGCGAGTGCCGGCACGGAGAATGATGCCGCACCCGCTCCGGAAGCCGAGCAGGAACTGTCGGGCCTCGGCCTTTCCGTTCGCCCTGCTGATGGCGGCAAGGGGCTCGCCATCATCGACGTCGATCCGTCGAGCGACGCCGCCGACAAGGGCCTGAAGGCCGGGGAGACGATTACCTCGGTGAACAACCAGGAAGTCTCGTCCGCTGCTGACGTCCAGAAGGTTCTGGATCAGGCGAAGAAGGACGGCCGGACCCGGGCGCTCTTCCAGGTCGAATCGGATAGCGGCAGCCGCTTCGTGGCGCTCCCGATCGCCCAGGGCTAA
- a CDS encoding type II toxin-antitoxin system RelE/ParE family toxin: MKVVVSPSARAYVAREAGYLRERNRAAGERLLHDFKQFLTALAQFPIMGQDATELPLSGIRRFVLGDYLIHYEVGAAAIVILTIPHGRERPPELPLDDASDYEFP, encoded by the coding sequence GTGAAAGTCGTCGTTTCGCCCAGTGCCAGAGCGTATGTCGCGCGCGAGGCCGGCTACTTGAGAGAACGAAATCGGGCAGCAGGCGAGCGTTTGCTTCACGACTTCAAACAGTTCCTGACAGCGCTCGCGCAGTTTCCCATTATGGGTCAGGACGCAACTGAGCTTCCCCTTAGCGGCATCCGGCGCTTCGTCCTTGGAGATTATCTGATCCACTACGAGGTTGGGGCCGCAGCCATCGTCATTCTGACAATCCCCCACGGTCGCGAGCGGCCACCAGAACTGCCGCTCGACGATGCCTCCGACTACGAATTTCCTTGA